The following are encoded in a window of Rosa chinensis cultivar Old Blush chromosome 4, RchiOBHm-V2, whole genome shotgun sequence genomic DNA:
- the LOC112197327 gene encoding U11/U12 small nuclear ribonucleoprotein 35 kDa protein isoform X1 — protein MRKTGAVFYADTYHPIQAGSIDGTDTLPHDSAVYRAWLCSSAALYDPSGDPKLIGDPYRTLFVARLSPLTTENTLRQAMSKYGRVKNLRLVRHIVTGASRGYAFVEYETEREMRRGYKQSVCLQEAHHSLVDDYEIIVDYNRQQLMPGWIPRRLGGGFGGKKESGQLRFGGRERPFRAPIRIPYDDLEKLGIPPPPEGQYMSRYQDPSPPRRKRSSVDGEKGTHRRSMDREANIRKSNPADNDDRFHKRSMDEDYHSPRRSSNESAQRHHSRSSRDREGGTHRRSTDREASMPKSSPLDKEESFRKSSMDQEDRTFKRSSIETEEFHRSRRSVDTEERSHKRSSRDRDEHSHKRHKSRHYERSTSYDRS, from the exons ATGAGGAAGACAGGGGCAGTGTTCTACGCGGATACCTACCATCCGATCCAAGCCGGCAGCATCGACGGCACCGACACTCTCCCTCACGACAGCGCCGTCTATCGAGCCTGGCTTTGCTCCTCCGCCGCCCTCT ATGACCCGTCCGGCGATCCGAAGCTCATCGGCGACCCCTACCGCACTCTCTTCGTCGCCCGTCTCTCTCCCCTCACCACCGAAAACACTCTTCGCCAG GCTATGAGCAAGTATGGTCGGGTTAAGAACTTGCGTTTGGTCAGGCATATCG TAACCGGTGCCTCGCGTGGCTATGCTTTTGTTGAGTATGAAACCGAAAGGGAGATGCGGCGTGGATACAAG CAATCTGTTTGTTTGCAGGAAGCTCACCATTCCCTTGTTGATGATTATGAAATTATCGTGGATTACAACAGACAGCAGTTGATGCCAGGATGGATTCCAAGACGATTAG gAGGGGGTTTTGGTGGTAAGAAGGAATCTGGACAACTTCGATTTGGAGGACGAGAAAGACCATTTCGAGCTCCCAT TCGTATCCCATATGATGAtctggagaaacttggaatccCACCTCCACCAGAAGGGCAATACATGTCCCGGTATCAG GACCCATCCCCacctagaagaaaaagaagctcaGTAGATGGGGAAAAAGGTACTCACAGAAGGTCAATGGATAGGGAAGCGAACATACGCAAAAGCAATCCTGCAGATAATGATGACAGGTTTCATAAAAGATCTATGGATGAGGACTACCATTCACCCAGAAGGAGCTCTAATGAGTCAGCTCAACGCCATCACAGTAGGAGCTCTAGAGATAGAGAAGGAGGTACTCACAGAAGGTCTACTGATAGGGAAGCAAGCATGCCCAAAAGCAGTCCTCTCGACAAGGAAGAGTCGTTTCGTAAAAGTTCTATGGACCAGGAAGACCGTACATTCAAAAGGAGCTCTATTGAGACCGAAGAATTCCATCGCAGTAGGAGATCTGTGGACACGGAGGAGCGTTCACACAAAAGGAGCTCTAGAGATAGGGATGAGCATTCTCACAAGCGGCACAAGTCCCGTCATTATGAGAGGTCCACTAGTTATGATCGCTCTTAA
- the LOC112197327 gene encoding U11/U12 small nuclear ribonucleoprotein 35 kDa protein isoform X2, with translation MRKTGAVFYADTYHPIQAGSIDGTDTLPHDSAVYRAWLCSSAALYDPSGDPKLIGDPYRTLFVARLSPLTTENTLRQAMSKYGRVKNLRLVRHIVTGASRGYAFVEYETEREMRRGYKEAHHSLVDDYEIIVDYNRQQLMPGWIPRRLGGGFGGKKESGQLRFGGRERPFRAPIRIPYDDLEKLGIPPPPEGQYMSRYQDPSPPRRKRSSVDGEKGTHRRSMDREANIRKSNPADNDDRFHKRSMDEDYHSPRRSSNESAQRHHSRSSRDREGGTHRRSTDREASMPKSSPLDKEESFRKSSMDQEDRTFKRSSIETEEFHRSRRSVDTEERSHKRSSRDRDEHSHKRHKSRHYERSTSYDRS, from the exons ATGAGGAAGACAGGGGCAGTGTTCTACGCGGATACCTACCATCCGATCCAAGCCGGCAGCATCGACGGCACCGACACTCTCCCTCACGACAGCGCCGTCTATCGAGCCTGGCTTTGCTCCTCCGCCGCCCTCT ATGACCCGTCCGGCGATCCGAAGCTCATCGGCGACCCCTACCGCACTCTCTTCGTCGCCCGTCTCTCTCCCCTCACCACCGAAAACACTCTTCGCCAG GCTATGAGCAAGTATGGTCGGGTTAAGAACTTGCGTTTGGTCAGGCATATCG TAACCGGTGCCTCGCGTGGCTATGCTTTTGTTGAGTATGAAACCGAAAGGGAGATGCGGCGTGGATACAAG GAAGCTCACCATTCCCTTGTTGATGATTATGAAATTATCGTGGATTACAACAGACAGCAGTTGATGCCAGGATGGATTCCAAGACGATTAG gAGGGGGTTTTGGTGGTAAGAAGGAATCTGGACAACTTCGATTTGGAGGACGAGAAAGACCATTTCGAGCTCCCAT TCGTATCCCATATGATGAtctggagaaacttggaatccCACCTCCACCAGAAGGGCAATACATGTCCCGGTATCAG GACCCATCCCCacctagaagaaaaagaagctcaGTAGATGGGGAAAAAGGTACTCACAGAAGGTCAATGGATAGGGAAGCGAACATACGCAAAAGCAATCCTGCAGATAATGATGACAGGTTTCATAAAAGATCTATGGATGAGGACTACCATTCACCCAGAAGGAGCTCTAATGAGTCAGCTCAACGCCATCACAGTAGGAGCTCTAGAGATAGAGAAGGAGGTACTCACAGAAGGTCTACTGATAGGGAAGCAAGCATGCCCAAAAGCAGTCCTCTCGACAAGGAAGAGTCGTTTCGTAAAAGTTCTATGGACCAGGAAGACCGTACATTCAAAAGGAGCTCTATTGAGACCGAAGAATTCCATCGCAGTAGGAGATCTGTGGACACGGAGGAGCGTTCACACAAAAGGAGCTCTAGAGATAGGGATGAGCATTCTCACAAGCGGCACAAGTCCCGTCATTATGAGAGGTCCACTAGTTATGATCGCTCTTAA